TATTTCTCATAAAAAGAGTCAATATGTGTAGGAGTTTTCATTCTTTTACCTTTTTTGTTGGCAACTTATAAACCGTGTAGCCTAGGTGGGCTCGGCCCACCATCTTGAATTTTCGTGTGATTTTACTGGAAATATCCATCGTGAGCAATTTTTATATTTGTTTTGTAGGGCGGGCTCGGCCCGCCGATTTACAACTTGCGAGGCTTTGCCTCGCGCTCCTAGCCACCTTTTAAGTGAGTAAAAGGTGGCCCAAAACTCAGCCCGGACTCGTCGCTCGCGCTTTAAAAAGCGCGACCACTTCGTTCCGGCTGGGCAATGCATCCCCGTCGGTCAAGGAGGCTGCATTCGTGCCACGCTTCATCCCGAGCCGCGTTGTCGCTCATCGCCCTTGCTATTCTGGCTCTTCGCTTCTAGCGGCTCGGGCGAATCGCGGCCCTCTGTGCTTGCGCCTCTTTGACCGACGGGGATGCCGGGCACCCACTTCGCTTCGCTCCGTTAAGACCCCGCGCCGGCCCGACGCCTCTACTCGTTGCGCCGCGTACGGGCCCCGAAGGAGACGAAAAGAAGGCTCGAACAAAAGCGAAATCGTTTTGAGCTTTTGTTCTCGAAGGTAAATTTTTTACAACTATCCAAATCAAAGAATACGTGTAGACAATCTGCCTTCGAGTCCAAAAACATTTCGTTATTTCGTTTTTGGACGAGCCTTCTTTACGTTCCCCCCATGGCCCGTAGGTGACGCAGGGAGCGGAGGCGGAAAGGGCGGCGGGGGGGTCTTAGTGAGCGCAGCGAACGAGTGCCCCCTCACGCCCCCGCCGCAGCGACCGGTCGCTCGAAGAGCGAGCGGAACCTCTCGGGCCGAGTTTTGTCCCACTTTTTCGACAAAAAGTGGGGCGCGGGTGCGGGGCGCGCTAAGCCCCGCAAATTGTAAAAGTGCGAAGCACACAAAAAAAGTCACTGGTTTCCCGCTTTCGCGGGAATGACGAAGGAAAATTTGTCGGCTTTCGTTCCTCAAGCGCGACCTACGCAACTATCCTTGCTTTCCGCCTTTCGCGGGAATGACGGCGTTCCAAAACCCCAAAACATCCCCCTACTTCTTTCCTTGGCTCTTCTTGCCCAGACCGGGTATCATTTTAACCCGTAAAACCAACCTCGAATTTCAGCGGGACGAAGTTAAAGAAAATGGCCTCCAGAGTCGCGGGCAGGGTTCGGGAACTGCTCGAAATGATTAAGTTTTCGCACACGATCTTCGCGCTGCCCTTCGCGCTCACCGCTCTGGTGCTGGCGTCGCGGGGGCTGCCGGAGGTCCGTGTCCTTTTCTGGGTGGTCGTAGCGATGGCGGGGGCGAGGACTACGGCGATGGCGTGGAACCGCATAGCCGACCGCGAGATCGACGCGAAAAATCCGCGCACCGCCTCGCGCCATATCCCCAGCGGCAAGGTCTCGATGGTGGACGCCTGGCTCCTTGCCCTAGGCGGCGCAGTGCTGCTGGAAATCGCCGCCTGGAAGCTGAACCCTCTCTGCCTCAAGCTTTCGCCGGTGGCCCTCGGCGCTGTCTTTCTCTACCCCTTCACCAAGCGCTTCACGGCGCTCTGCCACTATTTCCTTGGCGTCTGCCTCGCCGGAGCGCCGCTGGGGGCCTGGATAGCCGTGCGCGGCGAGTGGAACTTCGAGATCGTGCCGCTCGCGGTGGCGGTGGTGGTCTGGGTGGCGGGCTTCGACATCCTTTACGCCCTCCAGGACCTCGATTTCGACATGAAGGAGGGGCTTAAATCCGTCCCGGCCCGCCTCGGCGTCCAGGGATCGCTCTTTCTGGCGAAAATCCTTCACGTTCTGATGATGGGAATCCTGATATGGCAGATTCCCCTCTTCGGGCTGGGATATATCTACGGCGCGGGGCTTCTTGCCGTCGCCGCTCTCTTCATCTACGAGCACTCCCTCCTGAAACCGGACGATCTCTCGAAGCTCGACGCCGCTTTTTTCAACATGAACGGGGTAATAAGCGTCGTCGTCTTCGTCTCGGTTCTTCTGGACGTGCTGATTCTTAAAGGCGCGAAATGAACACCGGCGATATTCTGAAAAAAGCGCTGGACGGCGGACGGCTCACCGAGGAGGAGGGGGTTGCCCTCTTCCGGACGGACGACCTTCTCTCTCTGGGCGAGGCTGCGGGAGAGGTTAACGCCAAAAAGAACGGCGAGACCGTCTATTACAACGTCAACCGCCACATAAACCCGACCAACCTCTGCGTCAACCGCTGCCGTTTCTGCGCCTTCAGCCGTAGCGAGGGCGAGGAGGGGGCCTACCTCCTGACCGCCGAAGAGATTCTCCGAAAGGCCGGAGAGGCGGCGGGCGAGGGGGCCACGGAGATTCACATGGTCGGCGGGCTCCATCCCACCCTTCCGCTCGACTGGTATCTCGACGTTATCCGCGAAATAAAAACGCGCCATCCGGGCCTCCACGTAAAGGGTTTTACCGCCGTGGAGATCGACCATTTCGCGAAAATCACCGGCGTGTCCGCCGAAACGGTGCTCAGAAGGCTCATCGGAGCCGGGCTCGGCTCGATGCCCGGCGGAGGGGCGGAGATACTGGCCGAAGAAACGCGAAAAAGAATCTGCCCGGAGAAGATTTCCGGCAGGCGCTGGCTCGAAATCATGGAGACCGCGCACAACCTCGGTCTTATGACCAACGCGACGATGCTTTACGGCCACGTGGAATCGCTGGAGGACAGGGTGCGCCACATGGTGCTCCTCCGCGAGCTTCAGGACCGCACCGGCAACTTTCAGGTCTTCATTCCCCTCGCTTTCCAGCCCAGGGGGAGCGATCTCGCCAGCGGTTCGCAGACCACCGGCTGCGACGACCTCAAGACCCTCGCCGTCGCCCGCCTTTTTCTGGACAACTTCCGCCACGTAAAGGCCTACTGGGTGATGCTGGGGGAAAAGATAGCGCAGATAAGCCTCTACTTCGGGGTCAACGACCTCGACGGCACCGTGGTGGAGGAGAAGATTGCCCACGACGCCGGTGCGACCAGCAGGGAGGGAATGACCCGCCCGGGGCTGGTGGCCCTCATCGAGGAGGCGGGGAAGACCGCCGTAGAGCGCGATTCCCTCTACAGGCCGGTAGCAAGGGGGGAGGGATGAAGATAATAGATTCGCAAGAAGCCCTCCGCCTGCTTCGCGAGGAGCCCTTTCTGAAGCTTGCGAAAATGGCCGACGAGGTGCGCAGGGAAAAGCACCCCGAGGGGATCGTCACCTTCGTGGTGGACCGGAACATAAACTACTCGAACGTCTGCGTCTGCCAGTGCAAATTCTGCGCTTTCTGGCGCGCCCCCGGCTCCGAAGAGGGTTACCTGCTCGCGCGGGACGAAATCTTCAAAAAGATAGAGGAACTGGTCGAGCAGGGGGGAACCCAGATTCTCATGCAGGGCGGGCTCCACCCCGACCTCGCGATCGAGTGGTTCGAGGAGCTTTTTGGCGCTATAAGCGAGCGCTTCCCCGCCGTCCGCATCCACAGCCTTTCCCCCGCCGAGATACTTCACATCTCGAAGATTTCGGGAATACCGCTCGAAGAGTGCCTGAGAAGGCTTCGCGCCTCGGGACTCGAATCGATACCCGGCGGCGGCGCGGAGGTCCTCGTGGACAGCGTCCGGGAGAAGATTAGCCCCAACAAGATCGGCTGGAAGGACTGGGCGAGGGTGATGGAGACCGCCCAGACGATGGGGATGGGAACCACGGCGACGATGATGTTCGGCTCCTCGGAAAGCGACGAGGATATCGTCCTCCACCTCTTCAGGCTTCGCGAAATTCAGGAAAAGACCGGAGGATTCACGGCTTTCATACCCTGGACCTTCCAGCCCTCTCATACCGAACTCGGCCGGGAGACCGGTCAGGGACCGGCGAGCGCGGTGAGATATTTACGAGTCCTTGCCCTCTCGCGCATAGTGCTTTACAATTTCTCGAACATTCAGGGTTCCTGGGTCACCCAGGGAGAGAAGGTCGCGCAGGTCGCCCTCAGCTTCGGCGCGAACGATCTGGGCTCGACCATGCTTGAGGAAAACGTCGTTGCGGCGGCGGGGGTGCGCTTCCGCCTCGATATAAAGCGCCTTACGGCCATTATAAAAGACGCCGGGTTCAGGGCCGCCCAGCGCACCACCGATTATAAGATTATAAAATTCCTGTAACCTAGTGCGGGCAGGCCACCCGCCGGAGGACCGTTAAAGAT
This is a stretch of genomic DNA from bacterium. It encodes these proteins:
- a CDS encoding 4-hydroxybenzoate octaprenyltransferase, with the protein product MASRVAGRVRELLEMIKFSHTIFALPFALTALVLASRGLPEVRVLFWVVVAMAGARTTAMAWNRIADREIDAKNPRTASRHIPSGKVSMVDAWLLALGGAVLLEIAAWKLNPLCLKLSPVALGAVFLYPFTKRFTALCHYFLGVCLAGAPLGAWIAVRGEWNFEIVPLAVAVVVWVAGFDILYALQDLDFDMKEGLKSVPARLGVQGSLFLAKILHVLMMGILIWQIPLFGLGYIYGAGLLAVAALFIYEHSLLKPDDLSKLDAAFFNMNGVISVVVFVSVLLDVLILKGAK
- the mqnC gene encoding dehypoxanthine futalosine cyclase, with translation MKIIDSQEALRLLREEPFLKLAKMADEVRREKHPEGIVTFVVDRNINYSNVCVCQCKFCAFWRAPGSEEGYLLARDEIFKKIEELVEQGGTQILMQGGLHPDLAIEWFEELFGAISERFPAVRIHSLSPAEILHISKISGIPLEECLRRLRASGLESIPGGGAEVLVDSVREKISPNKIGWKDWARVMETAQTMGMGTTATMMFGSSESDEDIVLHLFRLREIQEKTGGFTAFIPWTFQPSHTELGRETGQGPASAVRYLRVLALSRIVLYNFSNIQGSWVTQGEKVAQVALSFGANDLGSTMLEENVVAAAGVRFRLDIKRLTAIIKDAGFRAAQRTTDYKIIKFL
- the mqnE gene encoding aminofutalosine synthase MqnE; the protein is MNTGDILKKALDGGRLTEEEGVALFRTDDLLSLGEAAGEVNAKKNGETVYYNVNRHINPTNLCVNRCRFCAFSRSEGEEGAYLLTAEEILRKAGEAAGEGATEIHMVGGLHPTLPLDWYLDVIREIKTRHPGLHVKGFTAVEIDHFAKITGVSAETVLRRLIGAGLGSMPGGGAEILAEETRKRICPEKISGRRWLEIMETAHNLGLMTNATMLYGHVESLEDRVRHMVLLRELQDRTGNFQVFIPLAFQPRGSDLASGSQTTGCDDLKTLAVARLFLDNFRHVKAYWVMLGEKIAQISLYFGVNDLDGTVVEEKIAHDAGATSREGMTRPGLVALIEEAGKTAVERDSLYRPVARGEG